One genomic region from Phocoena sinus isolate mPhoSin1 chromosome 3, mPhoSin1.pri, whole genome shotgun sequence encodes:
- the LOC116750509 gene encoding LOW QUALITY PROTEIN: protocadherin gamma-B5-like (The sequence of the model RefSeq protein was modified relative to this genomic sequence to represent the inferred CDS: inserted 2 bases in 2 codons; deleted 1 base in 1 codon; substituted 1 base at 1 genomic stop codon) has protein sequence MEPSLQCTEGWEIRGSGGAVPSGGKVIFPFLMPLLCGALSEQIRYSIPEEMDRGFVVWNLAEDLGLPVRDLLTRNLRVSAEKQYFTVNMENGKVLVSDRIDWESPCPQNPLCVVPLEIVAENPLNVSHVNVMIEDINDNPPHFPQNSIVLQINELAIPGTRFGLESTIDADIGLNSLQRHQLTYREHFSLMVEGKTEGKNSPELVLEKPLNQGQQSSHLLVLTAVDGGDPXLNWQTQIRIKVTDANDNPPVFSQDVYKVSLRENSPPGTLVLKVKATDQDEGISAEITCSFKTLXDIANMFVLDHQRGEIKSKGPIDFESSSSYTISIXGQDGGSIATECKIILKFLDENDSGPEVVFPSVSSSITKVAEPGTVIALSETHDKDSGENGEVTCLIKERAPFRIESSANNYYKLVADGALDREQTLEYTVTIADTQRGKQLLSSSASVTLHISDVNDSTPVFHQASYVIHVAENNLPGASIAQVSASDPDLGPNGHVSYSIVASDLEPRALSSYVSVSAQSGVVFAQRAFDHEQLRAFELTLQARDHGSPALSTNVSLRVLVGDRNDNAPRVLYPALGPDGSALFDMVPRAAQPGYLVTKVVAVDADSGHNAWLSYHVLQASEPGLFSVGLHTGEVRTARALGDRDAARQRLLVAVRDGGQPPLSATATLLLVFADSLQEALPDFSDHSEPTDPQAELQFYLVVTLALISGLFLLVVILAIALRLRCSSSLATWCCFQPDLCSKTGPGVSPNYNKGTLPYSYNLLVADSQKTRFSFLTMTPEMSYL, from the exons ATGGAACCCTCTTTG CAATGCACAGAAGGATGGGAAATAAGGGGAAGCGGAGGAGCGGTACCCAGCGGGGGCAAAGTAATCTTCCCTTTCTTGATGCCTTTGTTATGCGGGGCACTCTCCGAACAGATCCGCTATTCTattccagaagaaatggacagaggCTTTGTGGTGTGGAATCTCGCTGAGGACCTGGGGCTGCCTGTACGGGATTTATTGACCCGCAACCTCAGAGTTAGTGCAGAGAAACAGTACTTTACTGTAAACATGGAGAATGGGAAAGTACTTGTGAGTGACAGAATAGATTGGGAGTCACCCTGCCCCCAAAACCCTCTGTGTGTCGTGCCTTTAGAAATTGTAGCAGAGAATCCTCTAAATGTTTCTCACGTAAATGTGATGATAGAAGATATAAATGACAATCCACCTCATTTTCCCCAAAATAGCATTGTTTTACAAATCAATGAACTTGCAATTCCAGGAACTCGGTTTGGCCTGGAATCAACTATAGATGCAGATATAGGGCTTAACTCTCTGCAGAGGCACCAACTCACCTATAGGGAGCATTTCTCTCTGATGGTTGAGGGTAAGACTGAAGGTAAGAATTCCCCAGAATTAGTGTTGGAGAAGCCCTTGAACCAGGGACAACAGAGCTCTCACCTCCTGGTCCTGACAGCAGTGGACGGGGGTGATC GTCTGAACTGGCAAACTCAAATCAGGATCAAGGTCACTGATGCCAACGATAACCCCCCAGTGTTCAGTCAGGATGTGTACAAAGTTAGCCTGCGTGAGAACTCGCCCCCGGGCACCTTGGTGCTAAAGGTGAAGGCCACTGACCAGGATGAAGGCATCAGTGCAGAGATCACCTGCTCCTTCAAAACACTATGAGATATTGCAAATATGTTTGTGCTAGATCATCAAAGAGGAGAAATTAAATCCAAAGGCCCTATAGACTTTGAAAGCAGTAGCAGTTATACTATAAGCA GAGGCCAGGACGGTGGAAGCATAGCCACCGAGTGTAAAATTATACTGAAATTTTTAGATGAGAACGACAGTGGCCCAGAGGTGGTTTTCCCTTCGGTGTCTAGTTCCATAACCAAGGTTGCAGAACCAGGAACTGTGATTGCTTTGTCCGAAACACATGACAAAGATTCGGGAGAAAACGGGGAGGTCACATGTCTCATAAAAGAGAGAGCTCCTTTTAGAATTGAATCTTCCGCCAATAATTACTACAAGCTTGTGGCAGATGGGGCCCTGGACCGGGAGCAGACCCTAGAGTACACAGTCACCATCGCAGACACCCAGAGGGGCAAGCAGCTACTCTCCTCCAGCGCAAGTGTCACTCTACACATCAGCGACGTTAATGACAGCACTCCGGTTTTCCACCAGGCCTCCTACGTGATCCACGTGGCCGAGAACAACCTGCCTGGAGCCTCCATAGCGCAAGTCAGCGCCTCCGACCCCGACCTGGGGCCCAACGGCCACGTCTCCTACTCCATCGTGGCCAGCGACCTGGAGCCGCGCGCGCTGTCGTCCTACGTGTCCGTGAGCGCACAGAGCGGCGTGGTGTTCGCGCAGCGCGCCTTCGACCACGAGCAGCTGCGCGCCTTCGAGCTGACGCTGCAGGCCCGCGACCACGGCTCGCCCGCGCTCAGCACCAACGTGAGCCTGCGCGTGCTGGTGGGCGACCGCAACGACAACGCGCCCAGGGTGCTGTACCCGGCGCTGGGGCCCGACGGCTCGGCGCTCTTCGACATGGTGCCGCGCGCTGCGCAGCCCGGCTACCTGGTCACCAAGGTGGTGGCGGTGGACGCCGACTCTGGACACAACGCCTGGCTGTCCTACCACGTGCTGCAGGCCAGCGAGCCCGGACTCTTCAGCGTGGGGCTGCACACGGGCGAGGTGCGCACTGCGCGGGCCCTGGGCGACAGGGACGCGGCCCGCCAGCGCCTGCTGGTTGCTGTGCGCGACGGGGGACAGCCGCCCCTCTCGGCCACCGCCACGCTGCTCCTGGTTTTCGCGGACAGCCTGCAGGAGGCGCTGCCGGACTTCAGTGACCACTCTGAGCCCACCGACCCACAGGCTGAGCTGCAGTTTTACCTGGTGGTGACCTTGGCCTTGATCTCGGGGCTCTTCCTCCTCGTGGTGATTCTGGCCATTGCTCTGCGCCTGCGATGCTCCTCTAGCCTGGCCACCTGGTGCTGCTTTCAGCCTGATCTCTGTTCTAAGACTGGTCCAGGGGTTTCTCCGAACTACAACAAGGGAACCTTGCCTTATTCCTACAATCTGTTA GTTGCCGATTCTCAGAAAACAAGGTTCAGTTTTCTCACCATGACCCCAGAAATG AGCTACCTGTAG